The genomic stretch CACATTCGGGCTGAATACATTCGCTTACATTGCCATTTAACTCTTTCTTGAAATCAGCAATCACCAAGTCTGCAGCATTCATCGTTGCACTTTGATATAAAATTTCAAGCATATCTTTTTCTACCCAATCGTCAGAATCAGCATGAATCACATACAAGCCTAGAGCAGCATTCACACCAATTTGACGTGCAGAAGAAACTCCACCATTCTTTTTATGTATTACTCGAACTCGGGAGTCCATTCCTGAATAAAAATCACAGATAGTACCAGACGAGTCCGCACTACCATCATCAATCAGCAATACTTCAAAGTTTTTAAAAGTTTGCTCAAGCAAACTATCAACACACCGATGTAATGTTTTTTCGGCATTATACACAGGAACGATAACTGAAATTAGGGGGCTATTCATTTAAGACAATTCATTTTTTAAAAAAGATAACGACTTTTTTTTCATAGAATCCAAAACATCATTATTGGATTCTATGTTTTTTTTCATCATCTCCAAGTCCAACAATTTTAACTGAGCTATATCGGTAACCATGTTTTTTTCAAGTCCAAAAGTTTTTAAAAGAGACTCAAATCGAGACAAGCCCCTATCTTTATTTCCAATAACAATAAAAGGCTTATTGAAAATAATACTAAAAACACAAGCATGAAAAGAATCTGTCACGACCATTTTGGCATCATAAAAGCCCTGAAGCCAAGATTCCACAGATGGAAGAATTCGCTTTTTTACAGGAGCACTTTTTTTCACCAATTCATTGTTAACAGCAAACGGACGCAAGCCCGTTTTTTTTACACAAAAGTTAAGGATTTGTTCTTTTTCAAAAGATCTGTCCAATATATAAGTTAAAAGAGAGTCCTCATTCTTATTAATATTTTTCTTTTTAAATAGAGAAATATAATCATTCTCATCAAGCAACATTGTTGGATCAAGGACTTGATCTGAGTCTACATATAAATGCTTCTTCAACAATTCAACGCCCGACGTTTCCCGTACAGAAATAGCATCAAACATAGGAATGCATTGAGAAACTGCTTTAGTTTCTTCATCCGTCATCTCCCAAGAATCAACACCCAAAGAAGCTGCATATGCGATTTTTTTTATTCTCATCTCTTTAGAAAAAGCCAGAAATGCATTCTCAAATTTTGTATTCCACATGCTTTTAAAATACATTGGACGCCACACTTGATCACTGCCAACAACTATAGCATCCAAATTCATCGTTATAATATCATCAAAATTATCAATTAAGACTTCATGCAAATAATTTTTACGAAATTTCCATACATGTTCATTAATAACAGGAGCTTCTTTTTTTTGCCTAATCTCTTTAAAAACAACGACATCTCTTCCTAAAATTTTTTTTACAATCCTTTTGGGTAACTGTTTCCATTTTGTGTTAGGGTATTGTTCTAAAGCATTAAAAATAACTACATCATGTCCCAAGCGTTCCAAAACCGTCTGCAAAGCATAAGCCTGCAATATACCACCATAATTAGTGTGAAGAGGAAGAGTCAGAATACCGATTTTCATGCGATTACCTCATACTTCCATTTTTCATAAAGTTTCTGTGAAAATCAAAAGCATGTTCCAAGTCAACCGGAATATGCAATCCCTTCGCAGACATTTTACCATACTTTAAGGCTTCTCTTAGCAATTCCTTATAATCCGGATGGGCACAATTCTCAATGATTTGAACAGCCCTTTGTTCTGCGGAAAGTCCTCGCAAATCAGCAATTCCCTGTTCCGTTACAAAGATCATTGTATCATGTTCAGTATGATCAACATGGCTTACCAAGGGAACTATGGAACTAATAGCACCATTCTTGGCTGTCGATGGAGTCATAAAAAAGCCTAACCGAGCGTTACGAGCAAAATCTGCCGCACCACCAATACCATTCATAATAGCGGATCCACAAACATGTGAGCTATTTACATTTCCAAAGATGTCGCATTCCAATGCCGTATTCATAGAAACTACACCAACTCTACGAATAACTTCGGCGCTATTAGAAATTTCTTGCTGACGCAAAACGAAATGTTTTTTCCAGTTGTCAATATTCTTCAAAAACAAATCCTGAGCAGATGCGGACAAAGTCAAGGCCGTTCCAGAAGCCACGCCAAGTTTATCATTTTGCAACAGAGGAATGCATGCTTCTTGAATCACTTCTGTAAATAAATTCACCTTCCCTTGATTTGGATTATTGGCCATTGCACAAAGTACAGCATTTGCAACATTACCCACGCCACTTTGATAAGCTAAACCTTTAGGAAGCCTTCCCTTTTTTTCTTCACTTGCAAGAAATTCTAGAATATAACCTGCAATTGTTTCCGATACAGAATCCGGCTGAACAAAAGGTTTTACTTCATCATAACAATCAGATTCCACAATGGCAACAATCTTATTCGAATCTAACTGAATGGAATCTCCAGCAACTCGATCAGAAACCTTTCGTATAGGAATCGGAGCTGATCCGGGAGTCAAATCGGGAACAAAAACGTCATGCAATCCAGCAAATTTTTCACCATACCGTGAATTCACTTCAAGAATAATTCTTTCAGCCTTTTCTAAAAAGGAAACTGTATTGCCTCCAGAAGTAGAAAGAATTACACGCCCATCATCATAGACATGGGCAACTTCAAGAATCAATGTTGTTGGAGCGGGTAAATAACCTTCTCGTACACGAGTCCCCATCAAGCCCAAGTGGATATCTAAATAATTCAGAATTCCCTTATTAGCACTTGAACGAATAGCAGCATTTGACTGATATGGAGCTCTAACAGCAATCGCATTAGCATTAATCAAAGCGCCATCACAAGATTCTCCAG from Fibrobacter sp. encodes the following:
- a CDS encoding acetyl-CoA hydrolase → MSMLSEKICSAENAAELIHDGEVVGVSGFTISGYPKLVPLALAKRAERLHEEGKPFSITLFSGASTGESCDGALINANAIAVRAPYQSNAAIRSSANKGILNYLDIHLGLMGTRVREGYLPAPTTLILEVAHVYDDGRVILSTSGGNTVSFLEKAERIILEVNSRYGEKFAGLHDVFVPDLTPGSAPIPIRKVSDRVAGDSIQLDSNKIVAIVESDCYDEVKPFVQPDSVSETIAGYILEFLASEEKKGRLPKGLAYQSGVGNVANAVLCAMANNPNQGKVNLFTEVIQEACIPLLQNDKLGVASGTALTLSASAQDLFLKNIDNWKKHFVLRQQEISNSAEVIRRVGVVSMNTALECDIFGNVNSSHVCGSAIMNGIGGAADFARNARLGFFMTPSTAKNGAISSIVPLVSHVDHTEHDTMIFVTEQGIADLRGLSAEQRAVQIIENCAHPDYKELLREALKYGKMSAKGLHIPVDLEHAFDFHRNFMKNGSMR
- a CDS encoding polysaccharide pyruvyl transferase family protein: MKIGILTLPLHTNYGGILQAYALQTVLERLGHDVVIFNALEQYPNTKWKQLPKRIVKKILGRDVVVFKEIRQKKEAPVINEHVWKFRKNYLHEVLIDNFDDIITMNLDAIVVGSDQVWRPMYFKSMWNTKFENAFLAFSKEMRIKKIAYAASLGVDSWEMTDEETKAVSQCIPMFDAISVRETSGVELLKKHLYVDSDQVLDPTMLLDENDYISLFKKKNINKNEDSLLTYILDRSFEKEQILNFCVKKTGLRPFAVNNELVKKSAPVKKRILPSVESWLQGFYDAKMVVTDSFHACVFSIIFNKPFIVIGNKDRGLSRFESLLKTFGLEKNMVTDIAQLKLLDLEMMKKNIESNNDVLDSMKKKSLSFLKNELS